Proteins encoded by one window of Thalassoroseus pseudoceratinae:
- a CDS encoding DUF1501 domain-containing protein: MQRRQFLQSMSAASMAAMASGAPRLWAADEPVSHPEPKADCLILLWMAGGMAAPETFDPKRYLPFEKGLPVERVMSTFPSIPTAIDGVEISEGLENIASVLDRGTLIRSHVLPDLGHILHSRHQYHWHTGYVPPQTVAAPHLGAWISKVRGPNNPAIPAFIDVGQRLEGVGEKEELKAFHQAGFFGTEYGPFLLPYPDQAIDAVRPPEGMTSERFRNRYQQFQKLVQASPLGEFGSSYQQESMMRSIENAHRLLNSPDRKAFDITLEPKESYDQYNTGRFGLGCLLARRLAESGARFIEVTTEYVPFLHWDTHENGHTTVERMKKEIDRPIAQLVRDLDERGMLDRTLVVLASEFSRDMMIEGVPGSTARDQSRARTDKLQELKQYGLHRHFTGSSSVLMFGGGIKRGAVYGETAPERPCLVTKNPISLEDMHATIYTAMGISPKTAFDVEKRPFYATKDGHGKAVMELFS, translated from the coding sequence ATGCAAAGACGCCAATTTCTTCAATCGATGTCAGCCGCATCCATGGCGGCGATGGCTTCCGGTGCCCCCCGATTGTGGGCAGCGGACGAACCGGTTTCCCACCCGGAACCGAAGGCGGATTGTTTGATCCTCCTGTGGATGGCCGGTGGGATGGCCGCGCCGGAAACGTTCGATCCGAAACGTTACTTGCCGTTCGAGAAGGGACTACCCGTCGAGCGAGTGATGAGCACTTTCCCATCGATTCCGACGGCGATCGATGGCGTGGAAATCAGCGAGGGGTTGGAGAACATCGCATCCGTTCTCGATCGCGGTACGTTGATTCGCTCACACGTGTTGCCTGACTTGGGACACATCCTGCACTCTCGTCATCAATACCATTGGCACACCGGTTACGTTCCACCACAAACCGTGGCGGCTCCCCATTTGGGGGCATGGATCAGCAAAGTTCGCGGACCGAACAATCCGGCCATTCCGGCGTTTATCGATGTCGGTCAGCGGCTTGAAGGCGTCGGGGAGAAGGAAGAACTCAAAGCGTTTCACCAAGCCGGCTTCTTTGGCACCGAGTACGGACCGTTTCTGTTGCCATACCCGGATCAAGCCATCGACGCCGTCCGTCCGCCGGAAGGGATGACGAGCGAACGCTTCCGCAATCGCTACCAACAGTTTCAGAAGCTGGTGCAGGCCAGTCCGCTCGGCGAGTTCGGCAGCAGCTACCAACAAGAATCCATGATGCGGTCGATCGAGAATGCCCATCGGCTGTTGAATTCGCCGGATCGTAAGGCGTTCGACATCACGTTGGAGCCGAAGGAAAGTTACGACCAATACAACACCGGTCGGTTCGGCCTGGGGTGTTTGCTTGCCCGACGGTTGGCGGAGTCTGGAGCACGATTCATCGAAGTCACCACCGAATACGTGCCGTTCTTACACTGGGACACGCACGAGAACGGTCATACCACGGTCGAGCGAATGAAGAAGGAAATTGATCGTCCGATTGCCCAACTCGTTCGCGATCTCGATGAACGCGGAATGCTTGATCGCACATTGGTCGTGCTCGCTAGCGAATTCAGTCGAGACATGATGATTGAAGGCGTCCCCGGCAGCACCGCCCGCGATCAATCCCGAGCACGCACCGACAAACTTCAAGAGCTGAAACAATACGGGTTGCATCGCCACTTCACCGGATCGAGTAGCGTGTTGATGTTCGGCGGCGGCATCAAACGCGGAGCGGTCTACGGCGAGACGGCTCCGGAACGCCCGTGCTTGGTGACCAAGAATCCCATCTCCCTCGAAGACATGCACGCCACCATCTACACCGCGATGGGCATCTCTCCGAAAACCGCCTTCGACGTCGAAAAACGCCCGTTTTACGCGACCAAAGATGGACACGGCAAAGCCGTGATGGAGTTGTTTAGCTGA
- a CDS encoding cytochrome-c peroxidase: MIFAKIALPKFARVGRTMLIVGAMLIGTAYGQESLFEIHVPAGLDAIAHPEDNPITEAKVKLGKALYFDKRLSEDRTISCATCHDPKKGWSDGRSTSAGVGGKLGGRNAPTIINSVYNKLQFWDGRAGSLEEQALGPIQNPIEMNMSMDLALERLEAVEGYRDMFKEAFGDEKITDKRIGQAIAAYERTIVSGDAPYDRFKAGDENALSESAQRGMKLFFGAAVCASCHSGPNFTDNAFHNIGIGMDKEEPDVGRYAVSKLKGDTGSFKTPTLREIARSAPYMHDGSLKTLEEVVEHYNKGGIDNPYLDEEIFPLELSEQDKKDLVTFMKEGLSSESYPDHEAPELPK; this comes from the coding sequence ATGATATTTGCCAAGATTGCCCTACCGAAGTTTGCCAGAGTTGGCCGAACGATGCTGATCGTGGGCGCAATGCTGATCGGGACGGCATACGGACAGGAGTCACTGTTTGAAATCCACGTACCCGCTGGGCTCGATGCAATCGCCCACCCGGAAGACAACCCCATTACCGAAGCCAAGGTAAAATTGGGGAAGGCGTTGTACTTCGATAAGCGATTGAGTGAAGATCGCACCATTTCCTGCGCAACCTGCCATGACCCGAAGAAGGGGTGGAGTGATGGGCGAAGCACGTCGGCAGGTGTTGGCGGCAAATTGGGCGGTCGCAACGCACCAACGATTATCAACTCCGTCTACAACAAATTGCAGTTCTGGGACGGTCGCGCGGGAAGTCTCGAAGAACAAGCTCTTGGCCCGATTCAAAATCCGATCGAAATGAATATGTCGATGGACTTGGCCTTGGAGCGACTAGAGGCCGTCGAAGGCTATCGCGACATGTTCAAGGAAGCATTCGGGGATGAGAAAATCACCGACAAACGCATTGGTCAGGCCATCGCGGCTTACGAACGCACGATCGTTTCCGGTGACGCACCGTATGACCGGTTCAAAGCCGGTGACGAAAACGCCCTCTCCGAATCGGCTCAACGGGGCATGAAGTTGTTCTTCGGTGCGGCCGTGTGTGCGAGTTGCCATTCCGGGCCAAACTTCACCGACAACGCCTTCCACAACATTGGCATCGGTATGGACAAAGAGGAGCCGGATGTCGGTCGTTATGCTGTCAGCAAATTGAAGGGCGACACGGGTTCGTTCAAAACACCGACACTGCGTGAAATTGCACGGTCCGCCCCGTACATGCACGATGGCAGCCTGAAAACGCTGGAAGAAGTTGTCGAGCACTACAACAAGGGTGGCATCGACAACCCGTATCTCGATGAGGAAATCTTCCCGCTGGAACTTTCGGAACAGGACAAGAAAGACCTTGTCACCTTCATGAAAGAAGGACTTTCCAGCGAAAGCTACCCTGACCATGAAGCCCCGGAACTGCCGAAATAA